AATTCTTTATGAAAGCGTGGAAGATGTACTAAATAAACTTTCTAAAAAATATAAACTTTTTATTGTTAGCAATTGTCAACAGGGATATATGGAGGGGTTTTTTAATTTTCATAAACTACAAAATTACTTTTTAGATTATGAAATCCCAGGTAGAACGGGTCTTTCAAAAGGAGATAATATCAAACTAATCATCGAAAGAAATAACCTTTCAAAACCTGTTTATGTTGGAGATACAGAAGGGGACCTAAAGGCGTCCAGGTACGCCGGTATCCCTTTTGTATACGCAAAGTACGGATTTGGAAATGTAAGTGAATATGATCAAGTTACTGAGAAATTTGATGACCTTTTAGAACTATTCTAAAGAATACGAACAAAATAAGGATGTGTTTTCCTAAAAACGTGAATTAGGTCAACATATCCTTGACTCCTTTCGCATGTAAATTAACTCAAAATCAGTAACCCTTTATACTACATTGCAAATATACAAAATATACAACGGTTGTTTATCATACAGTTCGAGTATGAGGAATTC
This window of the Rummeliibacillus pycnus genome carries:
- a CDS encoding HAD family hydrolase yields the protein MDSIIFDLDGTIWDSIETVLLAWNTIFEDQQVGKKLTRKDLEGTMGLQLDGISRKLFPNLDLNTRTKIIKQCFEIEGKYIEEHGGILYESVEDVLNKLSKKYKLFIVSNCQQGYMEGFFNFHKLQNYFLDYEIPGRTGLSKGDNIKLIIERNNLSKPVYVGDTEGDLKASRYAGIPFVYAKYGFGNVSEYDQVTEKFDDLLELF